A genomic stretch from Candidatus Hydrogenisulfobacillus filiaventi includes:
- the argG gene encoding argininosuccinate synthase (Evidence 2a : Function from experimental evidences in other organisms; PubMedId : 2989674, 11423008, 12963366, 17611193; Product type e : enzyme) codes for MPQATIQPGDTVVLAYSGGLDTSIIIPWLRETYGARVVAFCADVGQGDDLEAVRAKALASGAADVVIRDLRERFLTEYAFPVMQAGAVYEGVYLLGTAIARPLMAAELVAVAREVGARAVAHGATGKGNDQVRFELGVRALAPDLAVIAPWREWSITGRLEAMEYARAHGVPVSATPAAPYSRDQNLWHISHEGGVLEDPGTAAPEDVYLWTRNPVEAPAEPETVAVAFERGVPVAVDGRALGPVALMEVLNTLGARHGVGRVSMVENRLVGMKSRGVYETPGGTILYAAHQALEALTLDRETAEFKRHVALKYARLVYDGLWFTPLREALAAFVQETQRTVTGEVQLVLYKGQVSAVAARSPYSLYSQDLATFDGGEYDHKDAAGFIRLFGLPLAVRHAAMQRAGGEAAR; via the coding sequence GTGCCCCAGGCGACGATTCAACCCGGTGACACGGTGGTGCTGGCGTATTCCGGCGGACTGGACACCTCCATCATCATCCCCTGGCTGCGGGAGACCTATGGCGCCCGGGTGGTGGCCTTCTGCGCCGACGTGGGGCAGGGCGACGACCTGGAGGCGGTACGGGCCAAGGCTTTGGCCTCCGGGGCAGCGGATGTGGTGATCCGAGACCTGCGCGAGCGGTTCCTGACCGAATACGCGTTTCCGGTCATGCAGGCAGGGGCGGTGTACGAGGGGGTCTACCTGCTGGGTACCGCCATCGCCCGGCCCCTGATGGCGGCCGAGCTGGTGGCGGTGGCCCGCGAGGTCGGGGCGCGGGCGGTGGCCCATGGGGCCACCGGCAAGGGCAACGACCAGGTGCGCTTTGAACTGGGGGTGCGGGCACTGGCCCCCGACCTGGCTGTCATTGCGCCCTGGCGGGAATGGTCCATCACCGGGCGGCTGGAGGCGATGGAGTATGCCCGCGCCCACGGGGTGCCGGTGTCCGCCACCCCGGCCGCCCCGTATTCCCGTGACCAGAACCTCTGGCACATCAGCCATGAGGGCGGGGTGCTGGAGGACCCGGGCACGGCGGCACCCGAGGATGTCTACCTCTGGACCCGCAACCCGGTGGAAGCGCCCGCGGAGCCGGAGACGGTCGCCGTGGCCTTCGAGCGCGGGGTGCCGGTGGCGGTGGACGGCCGGGCCCTGGGCCCGGTGGCCTTGATGGAGGTCCTCAACACCCTGGGGGCTCGCCACGGCGTGGGGCGGGTCAGCATGGTGGAGAACCGTCTGGTCGGGATGAAGTCCCGTGGAGTGTACGAGACCCCCGGCGGCACCATCCTGTATGCGGCCCACCAGGCGCTGGAGGCGCTCACCCTGGATCGGGAGACGGCGGAATTCAAACGACATGTGGCCCTCAAGTATGCGCGCCTGGTCTATGACGGACTCTGGTTCACCCCCCTGCGGGAAGCCCTGGCCGCCTTTGTGCAGGAGACCCAACGCACGGTGACCGGGGAGGTGCAGCTGGTTCTGTACAAGGGGCAGGTCAGCGCGGTGGCCGCCCGCTCCCCCTACTCCCTCTATTCCCAGGACCTGGCCACCTTCGACGGCGGGGAGTACGACCATAAGGACGCCGCCGGCTTCATCCGCCTGTTCGGCCTGCCCCTGGCCGTGCGGCATGCGGCCATGCAACGGGCCGGCGGGGAGGCGGCACGGTGA
- the argD gene encoding N-acetylornithine aminotransferase (Evidence 2a : Function from experimental evidences in other organisms; PubMedId : 17012789; Product type e : enzyme): MSGEQTDPWVPIYRRFPVTLVRGEGLRVYDDHGRAYWDFLAGIGASALGHNHPGLRARLEGALSLLHTSNYFHNPAAEALAARLQALSGGMQVYFGNSGAEANEAAIKLVRKWGRARGRTVILAARGGFHGRTMGALAATRQPALQDPFRPMLEGFDEFPFGDATTLAAKLEETPAAAVLIEPIQGENGVVVPPAGFLREVERLCRDHGCLFLVDEVQTGMGRTGFWFAHQAEEVHPDVILLAKGLGGGVPVGAMLARPEVAATLVPGDHGSTFGGNPLAAAAGLAVLDWLEEGGLRHVQAVAPALEAALRRLQARFPALVREVRGRGLMWGLVLDRPSAPVAAAALERGLIINATAGNVVRLLPPLVVDEEAILAAEALLGEALAAVAG, encoded by the coding sequence ATGAGCGGGGAGCAGACGGATCCCTGGGTACCCATTTACCGGCGGTTTCCCGTGACCCTGGTGCGGGGGGAAGGCCTGCGGGTTTACGATGACCACGGGCGCGCTTATTGGGATTTCCTGGCCGGAATCGGGGCCAGCGCCCTCGGCCACAATCATCCCGGCCTGCGGGCGCGGTTGGAGGGCGCACTGAGCCTGTTGCACACCTCCAACTACTTCCACAATCCGGCGGCCGAAGCCCTGGCGGCCCGGCTGCAGGCCTTGTCGGGGGGCATGCAGGTCTATTTCGGTAACAGCGGGGCGGAGGCCAATGAGGCTGCCATCAAGCTGGTGCGCAAGTGGGGCCGGGCGCGGGGACGCACGGTGATCCTGGCGGCCCGGGGCGGGTTCCACGGCCGGACCATGGGAGCCCTGGCCGCCACCCGCCAGCCCGCCCTGCAGGATCCCTTCCGGCCCATGCTGGAGGGGTTTGACGAGTTTCCCTTCGGGGATGCCACCACCCTGGCCGCCAAACTGGAGGAGACCCCGGCGGCGGCGGTGCTGATCGAGCCCATTCAGGGGGAAAACGGGGTAGTGGTCCCCCCGGCCGGCTTCCTGCGCGAGGTGGAGCGGCTCTGCCGGGACCACGGCTGCCTGTTCCTGGTGGACGAGGTGCAGACCGGCATGGGCCGCACCGGCTTCTGGTTTGCCCATCAGGCGGAGGAGGTCCATCCCGATGTCATCCTGCTGGCCAAGGGGCTGGGCGGCGGGGTGCCGGTGGGGGCCATGCTGGCCCGCCCGGAGGTGGCGGCGACCCTGGTTCCCGGGGACCACGGCAGCACCTTCGGGGGTAATCCGCTGGCTGCGGCAGCCGGCCTGGCCGTGCTGGACTGGCTGGAGGAGGGCGGTCTACGGCACGTGCAGGCGGTGGCCCCGGCCCTGGAGGCCGCATTGCGCCGCCTGCAGGCGCGCTTCCCCGCCCTGGTGCGCGAGGTGCGGGGCCGCGGGCTCATGTGGGGGCTGGTGCTGGACCGCCCCAGTGCCCCGGTGGCGGCGGCGGCACTGGAGCGCGGCCTGATTATCAACGCCACCGCCGGCAACGTGGTGCGGCTGTTGCCGCCCCTGGTGGTGGACGAGGAGGCCATCCTGGCCGCGGAAGCCCTCCTGGGCGAGGCATTGGCGGCGGTGGCCGGCTGA
- the argB gene encoding Acetylglutamate kinase has product MLVVVKVGGSVLGGADPWLEEVEAAVRSGQSVVVVHGGGAAISRAQARLQEPVRFVRGQRVTSPAALEVVVEVLSGRVNTALVAALEARGVPAVGLNGADDGLLEADPVPELGHVGRITGGRARLLQALLHLGLVPVVAPLALDRSRPGQVLNCNGDWAAAHVAALAGADALVFYTDSGGVRSDPEDPASVVERLDAATARRWMEEGRAHTGMVPKLEAALFALEAGVGTVRVGRLSAAAGTTIAPI; this is encoded by the coding sequence ATGCTGGTGGTGGTCAAGGTCGGGGGCAGCGTGCTGGGCGGCGCCGACCCGTGGCTGGAGGAAGTGGAGGCGGCGGTCCGGTCCGGACAGAGCGTGGTGGTGGTGCACGGCGGCGGCGCAGCCATCAGCCGGGCCCAGGCCCGGCTGCAGGAGCCGGTCCGGTTCGTCCGCGGGCAGCGGGTCACCAGCCCGGCCGCCCTGGAAGTGGTGGTGGAGGTGCTGTCGGGGCGGGTCAACACCGCCCTGGTGGCGGCCCTGGAGGCGCGGGGGGTGCCGGCGGTAGGCCTCAACGGCGCCGATGACGGCCTGCTGGAGGCGGACCCGGTACCGGAATTGGGGCATGTCGGCCGCATCACCGGCGGGCGTGCCCGCCTGCTCCAGGCGCTTTTGCACCTCGGACTGGTGCCGGTGGTGGCGCCGTTGGCGCTGGACCGCAGCCGTCCGGGGCAGGTGCTGAACTGCAACGGTGACTGGGCGGCGGCGCATGTGGCGGCGCTGGCGGGCGCGGATGCCCTGGTGTTCTACACCGATAGCGGGGGGGTGCGGTCGGATCCGGAGGATCCGGCCAGCGTGGTGGAGCGGCTGGACGCCGCCACCGCCCGCCGCTGGATGGAGGAAGGCCGGGCCCATACCGGCATGGTCCCGAAGCTGGAGGCAGCGTTGTTCGCCCTGGAGGCGGGGGTGGGGACGGTGCGGGTCGGCCGGCTGAGCGCCGCAGCCGGCACCACCATCGCCCCCATCTAA
- the argJ gene encoding ornithine acetyltransferase; amino-acid acetyltransferase (Evidence 2a : Function from experimental evidences in other organisms; PubMedId : 8025667, 10931207, 16409639, 24163341; Product type e : enzyme): MGEAEAWRWLEGANVAAPYGYWADGVDSGVQGGRPDLALLLSDRVATFSGLFTTNAVQAAPVRLTREIHRQGRALAVVVNSGNANAVTGEAGEADARRMQELTADAIGAPREWVAVASTGVIGVPMPMDRIAAGIRQLGERLGNCRGMAAGSTPCHERARQEGAPLAARAILTTDTRPKTWALEVDLEGGRVRLGVMAKGSGMIHPGLATMLVFITTDAAVEKAFLDAALREAVDRSLHRLTVDGDQSTNDMVLAWANGASGVAVLSAEDRRRFAGALTALLVQTARAIAADGEGATHLLTVTVRGAASEADAALKARRVAGSSLVKAAVYGRDPNWGRVLAAAGSVGDAFDPGNASLTMNGMPLLDHGRPLPFDEAAAARAMEAEEVVFELQVGDGPGAATAWGCDLTEGYVHINAHYRT, from the coding sequence GTGGGTGAAGCGGAAGCGTGGCGCTGGCTGGAGGGGGCCAATGTGGCCGCTCCCTACGGCTATTGGGCGGACGGGGTGGACAGCGGGGTGCAGGGCGGCCGGCCCGACCTGGCCCTGTTGCTGTCGGATCGGGTGGCCACCTTCAGCGGCCTCTTTACCACCAACGCCGTGCAGGCGGCGCCGGTGCGCCTGACCCGGGAGATTCACCGCCAGGGGCGGGCCCTGGCGGTGGTGGTGAACTCCGGCAACGCCAATGCCGTCACCGGGGAGGCGGGGGAGGCAGACGCCCGCCGGATGCAGGAGCTGACGGCGGATGCGATCGGGGCTCCCCGGGAATGGGTGGCGGTGGCCTCCACCGGGGTCATCGGGGTGCCGATGCCCATGGACCGCATCGCGGCCGGCATCCGCCAGCTGGGCGAACGCCTGGGGAACTGCCGGGGCATGGCCGCGGGCTCCACCCCCTGCCATGAGCGGGCCCGCCAGGAGGGCGCGCCGCTGGCGGCGCGGGCCATTCTCACCACCGACACCCGCCCTAAGACCTGGGCCCTGGAGGTGGACCTGGAGGGCGGGCGGGTCCGCCTGGGCGTGATGGCCAAAGGGTCGGGCATGATCCATCCCGGCCTAGCCACCATGCTGGTGTTTATCACCACCGACGCTGCGGTGGAGAAGGCCTTCCTGGATGCCGCCCTGCGCGAGGCGGTGGACCGTTCCCTGCACCGCCTGACGGTGGACGGGGACCAGTCCACCAACGACATGGTGCTGGCGTGGGCCAACGGGGCCAGCGGGGTGGCGGTGCTGAGCGCGGAGGACCGCCGCCGCTTCGCCGGCGCCCTCACGGCGCTGCTGGTGCAGACCGCCCGGGCCATCGCCGCCGACGGCGAAGGGGCGACCCACCTGCTGACCGTGACGGTGCGGGGGGCGGCGTCCGAGGCGGATGCCGCCCTGAAGGCGCGGCGGGTGGCGGGATCCTCCCTGGTAAAGGCGGCGGTCTACGGGCGCGACCCGAACTGGGGGCGGGTCCTGGCGGCCGCCGGCAGCGTCGGGGACGCCTTCGATCCGGGGAACGCCTCCCTGACCATGAACGGCATGCCCCTCCTGGACCACGGCCGGCCGCTGCCCTTCGATGAGGCCGCCGCCGCCCGCGCCATGGAGGCGGAGGAAGTGGTGTTCGAACTGCAGGTAGGGGACGGGCCCGGTGCGGCCACCGCCTGGGGCTGCGACCTGACCGAGGGGTATGTCCACATCAATGCCCACTACCGGACCTGA
- the argC gene encoding N-acetyl-gamma-glutamyl-phosphate reductase produces MRVAVAGATGYSGRELVRILARHPRVEVVAVASRGEAGRPVASYFRSPGLPERFVEPGDLPRAGAEVVFLALPNKEGAALTAELVAAGSRVIDLGADFRFRDRARYEAYYGPHPAPDLLPLSVNGYADDPGFAAGEARILGNPGCYPTAFFLAMGPLVRSGVRPGLVLVDGKSGVSGAGRALRADLMAAEMDANVVAYSTPGGHRHTAEMEGTWGAPVVFQPHLMPMDRGIELTIYWPGAEADPDRVRREWTAFYAGNPFVAVLPEGVMPSTRRVYGTNAAELAVARDGRNGTLVCYVTIDNLGKGAAGQAVQHLNRWMGWPADLGLRVD; encoded by the coding sequence GTGCGAGTGGCGGTAGCCGGAGCGACCGGCTATTCGGGGCGGGAGCTGGTCCGCATCCTGGCGCGCCATCCCCGGGTCGAGGTGGTGGCGGTGGCATCCCGCGGCGAGGCCGGCCGCCCCGTAGCCTCCTATTTCCGTTCCCCCGGTCTGCCGGAACGGTTCGTGGAGCCGGGGGACCTGCCCCGGGCGGGGGCGGAGGTGGTGTTCCTGGCCCTGCCCAACAAGGAAGGGGCGGCCCTGACCGCGGAACTGGTGGCGGCCGGCAGCCGGGTCATCGATCTGGGGGCCGATTTCCGCTTCCGGGACCGCGCGCGCTATGAGGCCTACTACGGTCCGCATCCGGCCCCGGACCTGCTGCCTCTGTCGGTTAACGGCTACGCCGACGACCCCGGGTTTGCGGCCGGGGAGGCGCGCATCCTCGGCAATCCGGGCTGCTATCCGACCGCCTTCTTCCTGGCCATGGGACCCCTGGTGCGGTCCGGGGTGCGGCCGGGCCTGGTGCTGGTGGACGGAAAGTCCGGCGTCAGCGGTGCAGGCCGGGCCCTGCGTGCCGACCTGATGGCGGCGGAAATGGACGCCAACGTGGTGGCGTATTCCACCCCCGGCGGGCACCGGCACACCGCCGAAATGGAGGGCACCTGGGGTGCACCGGTGGTCTTCCAGCCCCACCTGATGCCCATGGACCGGGGGATTGAGCTGACCATCTACTGGCCGGGGGCGGAGGCGGATCCCGATCGCGTCCGCCGGGAGTGGACGGCCTTTTATGCCGGCAATCCCTTTGTGGCCGTCCTGCCGGAGGGGGTCATGCCCAGCACCCGGCGGGTATACGGGACCAATGCCGCAGAGCTGGCGGTGGCCCGGGACGGCCGCAACGGGACCCTGGTGTGTTATGTGACCATCGATAACCTGGGCAAAGGGGCGGCCGGGCAGGCGGTGCAGCATCTCAACCGCTGGATGGGCTGGCCGGCCGACCTCGGGCTGCGGGTGGACTGA
- the ilvE gene encoding putative branched-chain-amino-acid aminotransferase (Evidence 3 : Putative function from multiple computational evidences): protein MSYPAYFQRQFLPLDQAQVNIATHALNYGTGCFEGIRAYFNPDQGQLYIFRLREHYERFLNSCRIMRIDPGHTVEELMAVTVELLRRHPFQEDVYIRPLAFKADPVIKVTLDGIGDALGIFAVPLGDYLPTDGIRVTVSSWRRTDDNAIPARAKITGSYVNTALSVSDAHAGGYDDCIMLTEDGHVSEGSAANLLMVRDGRIATPPVTDNLLEGITRDSVLRLARDLGYAVEERHIDRTELFVADELMLTGTGVQVAPIVAVDGRPVGRGTVGPVAARLQAAYFDVVRGRDPRYGEWLTPVE from the coding sequence GTGTCCTATCCCGCCTATTTCCAGCGGCAGTTCCTGCCGTTGGATCAGGCCCAGGTCAACATCGCCACCCATGCCTTGAACTACGGCACCGGTTGCTTTGAGGGCATCCGGGCCTACTTCAACCCCGACCAGGGACAGCTGTACATCTTCCGTCTGCGGGAGCACTACGAACGTTTCCTCAACTCCTGCCGCATTATGCGCATCGATCCCGGCCATACGGTCGAGGAGCTGATGGCGGTGACGGTGGAGCTGTTGCGCCGCCATCCGTTTCAGGAGGATGTGTACATCCGGCCGCTGGCCTTTAAGGCCGACCCCGTCATCAAGGTGACCCTGGACGGGATCGGGGACGCCCTAGGCATCTTCGCCGTTCCCCTGGGGGACTACCTGCCCACCGACGGCATCCGCGTGACGGTTTCCTCCTGGCGCCGCACCGATGACAACGCCATCCCCGCCCGGGCCAAGATCACGGGATCCTACGTCAACACGGCGCTCTCGGTCTCCGATGCCCACGCCGGCGGTTACGATGACTGCATCATGCTGACCGAGGACGGGCATGTGTCCGAGGGCAGTGCCGCCAATCTCCTCATGGTGCGCGACGGCCGCATCGCCACCCCGCCGGTCACCGACAACCTGCTGGAGGGCATCACCCGTGACAGCGTGCTGCGCCTGGCCCGGGACCTCGGATACGCGGTGGAGGAGCGTCATATCGACCGCACGGAACTGTTCGTGGCGGATGAGCTGATGCTGACCGGCACCGGGGTGCAGGTGGCCCCGATTGTCGCCGTCGACGGCCGGCCCGTCGGCCGGGGGACGGTAGGGCCGGTGGCGGCCCGCCTGCAGGCTGCTTACTTTGACGTGGTGCGCGGCCGGGATCCCCGTTACGGGGAATGGCTGACCCCGGTGGAATGA
- the glnA gene encoding glutamine synthetase (Evidence 2a : Function from experimental evidences in other organisms; PubMedId : 13737, 11719184, 12142436, 16055443, 16885465, 19233925, 19251843; Product type e : enzyme): MGLSASDVVERARAADVRLVRLLYTDILGVIKGVGVPADTLPRVLEQGLMIDGSSVEGFVRTEEVDVFLRPDPDTWVLLPPEVGGREGGGQTAILLCDVYMPDGSAFAGCPRTTLKRVLHEAEAMGYRMRMGAEPEFFLFQHDGDGKPSVRTLDQAGYFDLVPADAGEEACRAMVAALNAMGLAVESTHHEVAPGQHEIDLGVNDALTTADHLTIFRYLVRAVAPLYGVHATFMPKPIAGINGSGLHLHQSLWEGETNAFFDPRHPEGISRLASRYIAGLIRHARGMTAVTSPLVNSYKRLVPGYEAPVYIAWSMANRSPMIRVPAARGEATRIELRSPDPATNPYLTAAVSLKAGLDGIRHRLDAPPPVTRNLYRMSEAERQEMGIEYLPTSLEEALNELTEDDVVREALGEYIFHRFVEAKRIEWDVYRMQVHDWEREQYLSLY, encoded by the coding sequence ATGGGGCTTTCGGCGAGTGACGTGGTGGAGCGGGCCCGGGCGGCCGACGTGCGCCTGGTGCGGCTTCTGTACACCGATATCCTAGGGGTCATCAAGGGGGTGGGGGTGCCCGCCGACACCCTGCCCCGGGTGCTGGAACAGGGGCTCATGATCGACGGGTCTTCCGTAGAGGGCTTCGTGCGCACCGAGGAGGTGGACGTGTTCCTCCGCCCTGATCCCGACACCTGGGTGCTGCTGCCGCCTGAGGTGGGCGGGCGGGAGGGCGGCGGGCAGACCGCCATCCTGCTATGTGATGTTTATATGCCCGACGGCAGTGCCTTTGCTGGCTGTCCCCGCACGACCCTGAAGCGTGTGTTGCATGAGGCCGAGGCCATGGGCTACCGCATGCGCATGGGGGCCGAACCGGAATTCTTCCTGTTCCAGCACGACGGGGACGGCAAACCCTCGGTCCGCACCCTGGACCAGGCCGGTTATTTCGACCTGGTGCCGGCGGATGCCGGGGAGGAGGCCTGCCGTGCCATGGTGGCGGCTCTCAACGCCATGGGGCTGGCGGTCGAGTCCACCCACCACGAGGTCGCCCCCGGCCAGCATGAGATCGACCTCGGCGTCAACGATGCCCTCACCACCGCCGACCACCTGACCATCTTCCGCTACCTGGTGCGGGCGGTGGCGCCCCTTTACGGGGTGCATGCCACCTTCATGCCGAAGCCCATCGCCGGCATCAACGGGTCAGGCCTGCATCTGCACCAGTCGCTGTGGGAGGGGGAAACCAACGCCTTCTTTGACCCCCGCCATCCCGAAGGGATTTCCCGCCTGGCCTCGCGCTATATCGCCGGTCTCATCCGCCACGCCCGCGGTATGACCGCGGTCACCAGCCCGCTGGTCAACAGTTACAAGCGGCTGGTGCCGGGCTACGAGGCGCCGGTGTACATCGCCTGGTCGATGGCCAACCGTAGCCCCATGATCCGGGTCCCGGCCGCGCGGGGGGAGGCCACCCGCATCGAGCTGCGTTCCCCCGACCCCGCCACCAATCCTTACCTCACCGCCGCTGTCAGCCTCAAGGCCGGCCTGGACGGGATCCGGCACCGCCTGGATGCGCCTCCGCCGGTGACCCGGAACCTGTACCGCATGAGTGAGGCCGAGCGGCAGGAGATGGGCATCGAATACCTGCCCACCAGCCTGGAGGAGGCCTTGAACGAGCTCACGGAGGACGATGTGGTGCGGGAGGCCCTAGGCGAGTACATCTTCCACCGTTTCGTGGAGGCCAAGCGCATCGAGTGGGACGTGTACCGCATGCAGGTGCACGACTGGGAACGGGAACAGTACCTCAGCCTGTATTAG
- a CDS encoding Predicted amino acid dehydrogenase translates to MRRFAFIIHPLRFDDFARKFPVTRHLPPRLVEAAFKHVSPMVVGHVQGVVSAATGEELEGWLIALPLTPRVLLESPYAWVLGRLEKAGRLAEDLGAEILGLGAFTKIAGDRGVSLASRLRIPVTTGNSLTAATAVDGTLAAARRMGVDPAAAEVTVLGATGSIGRAVSTILAGQVPRMTLVARRQEPLQTLAAALQSDARARGRDLMVQTTADIGTAVRRADILVAVSSAPEAIVDPADLKPGAVVTDVARPRNLSARIHVERPDVLVTDGGVIEVPGERADMGFDFGFPPRMVEACMAETMTLALEGRLEPFTLGPEVEVERVAVIRALAARHGFRLAGLRRFERAIDEAEIVRIRERARERAAALIGS, encoded by the coding sequence GTGCGACGTTTTGCCTTCATCATCCATCCGCTACGCTTCGACGACTTTGCCCGCAAGTTCCCGGTGACCCGGCACCTGCCCCCGCGCCTGGTGGAGGCAGCCTTTAAGCATGTGTCTCCTATGGTGGTGGGGCATGTGCAGGGGGTGGTGTCGGCGGCCACGGGCGAGGAGCTGGAAGGCTGGCTCATCGCGCTGCCCCTTACCCCCCGGGTGCTGCTGGAGTCGCCCTATGCCTGGGTGTTGGGCCGGCTGGAGAAGGCAGGACGCCTGGCGGAGGACCTGGGGGCGGAAATCCTGGGGCTGGGAGCCTTCACCAAGATCGCGGGGGATCGGGGCGTGAGCCTGGCCAGCCGCTTGCGCATTCCCGTTACCACCGGCAATTCCCTCACCGCGGCCACCGCCGTGGACGGTACCCTGGCCGCTGCCCGCCGGATGGGAGTTGACCCGGCTGCCGCCGAGGTGACGGTGCTGGGTGCCACCGGTTCCATCGGGCGCGCGGTGAGCACCATCCTGGCGGGGCAGGTGCCGCGGATGACACTGGTGGCGCGGCGACAGGAGCCTTTGCAGACGTTGGCCGCCGCTTTGCAGTCGGATGCCCGCGCACGGGGCCGGGATCTGATGGTGCAGACCACGGCGGACATCGGGACGGCAGTGCGCCGGGCTGACATCCTGGTGGCGGTGTCCTCGGCGCCGGAGGCGATTGTGGACCCTGCCGACCTGAAGCCGGGGGCGGTGGTAACGGATGTGGCGCGGCCCCGCAACTTGTCCGCCCGGATCCACGTGGAACGGCCGGATGTCCTGGTGACCGACGGCGGGGTGATCGAGGTGCCGGGGGAGCGGGCGGACATGGGTTTCGACTTCGGGTTCCCGCCCCGGATGGTGGAGGCCTGCATGGCGGAAACCATGACCCTGGCCCTGGAGGGCCGCCTGGAACCCTTTACCCTGGGCCCGGAGGTAGAGGTGGAGCGGGTGGCCGTCATCCGCGCTCTAGCGGCCCGGCACGGATTCCGCCTGGCCGGGCTGCGCCGCTTCGAGCGGGCCATCGACGAAGCCGAGATCGTCCGCATCCGGGAACGGGCGCGGGAGCGGGCCGCCGCCCTGATCGGGAGCTAG
- a CDS encoding Methyltransferase type 11 encodes MADPALEAALCQAMQTIHGIIGRALTAGVVLDTWMNGQAEEEISGEADGILEAEAARWTQQALAQQALFPSRPMPAAYVESVFADLLTGTALYAAQQRLGMRRVGRPDAEAAAARFRRWITGEPAGLRAAGWYYGVITCHEDFNALAYFGRMREQDFLLGVAHRPWSDRTLAPALAVYLEAGWVRRFSDGSGDWVELTPDGRTVLNRLRAALEAAGEFAWRANAQRWVIFGETDYDRVFHAVNPDVQAVTRQALDQLVLPPGARVLEVGAGTGRVTFDAGLAERVAAAGGELVALEPSAALLAALGAKRAARGAGRVRLVQGVAEALPFPPGRFDVVIAVLVLHWTDAPRAVAEMARVLRPGGQLLTGNSDGSNNFLQIPMVAAWFRPLIQLAAQLGVAPGERQGLPLAEVETLYRQAGLVEVRSRRWQVRTVASDPEAFLTFVLKGAAFFQNILARLPYRERWKLLDRLAREGPQWVAHTSPEEQRAPMQGYVTIGRKPRS; translated from the coding sequence ATGGCGGATCCGGCACTGGAAGCCGCGCTCTGCCAGGCGATGCAGACCATCCATGGCATTATTGGCCGGGCCCTGACCGCCGGGGTGGTGTTGGACACCTGGATGAACGGGCAGGCGGAGGAGGAAATCAGCGGCGAGGCCGACGGTATCCTGGAGGCGGAGGCTGCCCGCTGGACGCAACAGGCGCTCGCACAGCAGGCCCTGTTTCCCAGCCGGCCGATGCCGGCGGCGTACGTGGAGAGCGTCTTTGCCGACCTTCTCACCGGCACGGCCTTATATGCTGCTCAGCAACGGTTGGGGATGCGCCGGGTGGGCCGGCCGGATGCGGAGGCGGCGGCGGCCCGCTTCCGGCGGTGGATAACGGGCGAGCCCGCCGGCCTGCGGGCTGCCGGCTGGTACTACGGGGTCATCACTTGTCATGAGGATTTTAATGCCCTGGCGTATTTCGGGCGCATGCGCGAGCAGGATTTCCTGCTGGGGGTGGCCCATCGCCCGTGGTCGGACCGGACCTTGGCTCCCGCCCTGGCCGTCTATCTGGAGGCCGGGTGGGTCCGGCGCTTCAGCGACGGGTCAGGCGACTGGGTGGAGCTGACCCCGGACGGCCGCACGGTGCTGAACCGCCTGCGGGCGGCCCTGGAGGCTGCGGGGGAGTTCGCCTGGCGGGCTAATGCCCAACGCTGGGTCATTTTCGGGGAAACGGACTATGACCGCGTCTTTCATGCGGTGAATCCCGACGTTCAGGCCGTTACCCGGCAGGCGCTGGACCAGCTGGTGCTGCCGCCGGGGGCCCGGGTGCTGGAGGTAGGGGCCGGAACCGGCCGGGTGACCTTCGATGCGGGTCTGGCCGAGCGCGTCGCGGCGGCGGGCGGCGAGCTGGTGGCGTTAGAGCCCTCGGCAGCCCTGCTGGCCGCCTTGGGAGCGAAACGGGCCGCCCGCGGTGCCGGTCGGGTGCGGCTGGTGCAAGGCGTGGCGGAAGCCCTCCCGTTTCCCCCTGGCCGGTTTGACGTGGTCATTGCGGTGCTGGTGCTGCACTGGACGGATGCGCCCCGGGCCGTGGCCGAGATGGCCCGGGTGCTCCGGCCGGGGGGGCAGCTCCTGACCGGCAACTCGGACGGATCCAACAACTTTCTGCAGATTCCCATGGTCGCTGCCTGGTTCCGGCCCCTCATCCAGCTCGCCGCTCAGCTGGGGGTGGCTCCGGGTGAACGCCAGGGGCTGCCGCTGGCGGAGGTGGAGACCCTCTACCGGCAGGCCGGCCTGGTTGAGGTCAGGAGCCGCCGCTGGCAGGTGCGTACGGTGGCTTCCGACCCGGAGGCGTTCCTGACCTTCGTGTTGAAAGGAGCCGCCTTCTTTCAGAATATCCTGGCCCGGCTGCCCTACCGGGAACGGTGGAAGCTGCTGGACCGCCTGGCCCGTGAGGGCCCGCAGTGGGTGGCTCATACCAGCCCCGAGGAGCAGCGCGCCCCGATGCAGGGGTATGTGACTATCGGACGCAAGCCCCGGTCGTGA